The following proteins come from a genomic window of Carcharodon carcharias isolate sCarCar2 chromosome 10, sCarCar2.pri, whole genome shotgun sequence:
- the LOC121283646 gene encoding dispanin subfamily A member 2b-like isoform X2 produces MESRAEQVAMNPRSYPYQGQQQVQTTVVTMAPNVLPFRDHLLWSIFNFFYLNFCCLGFVALVFSVKLFSFSLEIGKLWEMQKELGNMRLQPEHSTLQPQR; encoded by the exons ATGGAGTCCAGAGCCGAGCAAGTGGCGATGAATCCCCGTAGTTACCCGTACCAGGGACAGCAGCAGGTCCAGACCACCGTCGTTACCATGGCCCCGAATGTGCTGCCGTTCCGGGACCACCTGCTCTGGTCCATTTTCAACTTCTTCTACCTGAATTTCTGCTGTCTCGGATTCGTGGCGCTGGTCTTCTCGGTCAAA TTGTTTTCCTTTAGTCTAGAGATCGGAAAGTTGTGGGAGATGCAGAAGGAGCTCGGCAATATGCGTCTACAGCCCGAGCACTCAACATTGCAACCACAACGCTGA
- the LOC121283646 gene encoding dispanin subfamily A member 2b-like isoform X1, giving the protein MESRAEQVAMNPRSYPYQGQQQVQTTVVTMAPNVLPFRDHLLWSIFNFFYLNFCCLGFVALVFSVKSRDRKVVGDAEGARQYASTARALNIATTTLSILVFIIFFALLFAGIISLGYINQHRHSYAAGK; this is encoded by the exons ATGGAGTCCAGAGCCGAGCAAGTGGCGATGAATCCCCGTAGTTACCCGTACCAGGGACAGCAGCAGGTCCAGACCACCGTCGTTACCATGGCCCCGAATGTGCTGCCGTTCCGGGACCACCTGCTCTGGTCCATTTTCAACTTCTTCTACCTGAATTTCTGCTGTCTCGGATTCGTGGCGCTGGTCTTCTCGGTCAAA TCTAGAGATCGGAAAGTTGTGGGAGATGCAGAAGGAGCTCGGCAATATGCGTCTACAGCCCGAGCACTCAACATTGCAACCACAACGCTGAGTATCCTGGTCTTCATAATCTTCTTCGCATTGCTATTCGCTGGCATTATTAGCTTGGGGTACATTAATCAACATCGACATTCCTATGCAGCTGGGAAATGA